The Micromonas commoda chromosome 6, complete sequence genome includes the window CATCGCGGCTCGCAAAAACTCCAGGTACGCCTCCAGCCCGATCCCGAGCCACCGCGTTTTGCGTTcagacgacggacgcggcgtcgccaccgagCCCAAAGTCCGcagcgaagccgcggcgatgtcgtccATCCCCGCGttgatcgccgcgcgcgcgcacgaaaacaccgcgacgccggcggcgcccgtcgcgatcaAATCGTCGGACCCGGACCCCCCTTCCTGTCCGTCGTTCCCGGGATGCGTTATAACGGTCGTTCGCGCCAGAGCCCGGACTAAACGTAGAGCGCACCGCACGTCGGCTCCGTTTTTTCTTAAaaacgccgtcgcggcgtcggacccAGCCGGGAGCTTtaacgcgtcgaggagcctGCGCAGCGCGTTCCGGTCCCCGCGGAGAACGCGGAGGCCCtcgggggtggacgcgcgagCTTCCAAAGTGGCGAAGTTGGCGCTCGGGCGCTCCTCCGAAGGGCGTGAATCTCCGAGTTCGACGGGTGCTCGGGCGGACTTTtggctcggcgacgatttTTTCGGAGCCGGCGCCCGGGAGTCcgtctcgtcgccggctgcgccgcccgacgcgtcaccTCCCCCTCCCTTTCTtccacctccacctcctccacctccgcctccacctccacctccgcctccgcctccgtcgttcgcggtgtCTCGCACGAACGGGTGGTCCAAGAGGTCCGGCCACGCCAGTCTCTCGCCCGGTCGCTTGTTGAGCAAACCCTTGAGGAAGGACCTGAACTGCGGGGACATGTTCTCCGGCCacacgatggcgtcgcggacgatctTCTGGATGAGGGAGTAGATGGAGTTGGTGTAGAACGGCGGTTGACCGACGAAGAGCTCGTAGAGGATGACGCCCAAGGACCACAAGTCGACGGTGTGGTTGTACGGCTGTtcctggacgagctcgggcgccATGTACAGCGGAGTTCCTTTGATGCTGGTGAGCACCATGGTGTTGCTGGACATGGCCCTGGCGAACCCAAAGTCGCAGAGCTTGACGACGCGCCTGCTGCCGATGAGGATGTTTTGCGGCTTCATGTCGCGGTGGATGATGCGGTTGGAGTGAAGGTAGTGGAGGGCTCGGACGAGCTGc containing:
- a CDS encoding predicted protein; translated protein: MPPRDRTQGNGTGGTAKSVEHDYHIIELVGEGSFGKVYKARRKYTGQIVAMKFIAKHGKTDKDIKSLRQEIEILRGLRHDNIIAMVDSFETKAEFCVVTEFAQGELFEILEDDKCLPEDEVRAIARQLVRALHYLHSNRIIHRDMKPQNILIGSRRVVKLCDFGFARAMSSNTMVLTSIKGTPLYMAPELVQEQPYNHTVDLWSLGVILYELFVGQPPFYTNSIYSLIQKIVRDAIVWPENMSPQFRSFLKGLLNKRPGERLAWPDLLDHPFVRDTAND